CCCCGCCGTGATCACTGATAGGCCAGCCCCGCCGTGATCACTGATAGGCCAGCCCCGCCGTGATCACTGATAGGCCAGCCCCGCCGTGATCACTGATAGGCCAGCCCCGCCGCGGCCACTGCACATGACCCGATTCTTTGCACTAATGCTCAGAGATGGCGGGTCGGGAAtccgcgatctgggcttgccgacccgccatctcAGAGCAAGACATGGTGGGCCACATCAAAGGACACTGGCCCGCGGGCCAGTGGTTcggcacccctgctctagctaTTGCTTAAAATTTTTAAAGTAGTCTTTGATGGGTCCCTTTTGCTGGGCAGTCAGTGTAGAATCCTGAATTAGCTACTATTTATTACCTTCTATTATTCCTTATAACCTTGTCGCTCTTCTCTTGGCAGGTCTCCTGTTCTATTTCCATGTCCACAATCGGCCCCCTCTGGATCAGCACATCCATTCCCTGCTGCTCATTGCGGTCTTTGGTGGCTCTATATCTATTCTGATTGAAGTGTTTCTGAGAGACAACATTATCCTGGAATTATTCCGCTCTAGTTTAGCCATCCTCCAGGGAACTTGGTTCTGGCAGGTAGGTGCCCACCCAAGAAGGCATCAggcaacgaaaaaaaaatttgaattaagtCAATTGACGAAAACTATGCAAAAAATCAATTCCAATTTTCATCAGCGAACGAAAACGGGACGAAAATATGAGGGAGTGATGTTTACCCACTTCAACTTCAGTTCTCTGCCTGTCTGTTAAAGCCCCAGACCCCTGACTCTATTGGCAAGCTGTTTTGGCTGAGAGACGCAGTCTCCCATcaatcctttccctttcctatgcAGTTTCACACATTACACTCATTCATATTGTCTCTTTGACGCCCTCTGCTGGCCTTTTCTAAATCCGCAATACAATTCCATCCCCAGCCTATAAGGTGCTCTCATAGGACGTCACCCCAGTCTCCCCACACTTGCGTGCAGAGTGGCGATTGCAGGTGCGCTGTTTCCCTGGGACAGGGCACAACCCCAATCATGGTAAAAAGCCGATGATGTGGTTACAGCTGATTACATGTAAACAAAGAAATGCTGGTTATCGGCTCtcttcgcctcacactgacagaggagagctgatcagagtcatttcctcacaggggagacctgtacagataatcagggcactgatttacAAAAAGCtaagaaaaacataatttttttttctaaatgttctgccttttaaaaaaaaaaaaaaaaatgaaaaactcagtggtaattaaataccatcaaaagaaagctctagttgtgtgaaaaaaatgataacaatttcatttgggtacagcattttacgcacaattgtcattcaatgtgtgacagtgctgaaagctgaaaatcggcctcggcaggaagggggttaaaagtGGCTGTTGAAGTGATTAAACATGTATTGCACTACCCCATAGGAATAAGTAGGGGACATCTACTAAGCTGCTGAAagaaaagctctgctgatttctatcatccaattgtgcaaaagtgcttttttattttattttccttgcatgttctcctcagatctagagcaactgcacttgcagtgcacagcctatttgcctttagtaaatcaaccccattgtatctttaaacccaaaacattttttttctttgagacAGAGTAAGGAAtgccacacaacttgcacctacaggtaagcctagattaaggcttacctgtaggtgcaagaaatatctccttaacctacacggttaaggagatatttgcagaaaacactgcacctatgtctacggcgcatgcacgccgcAGACAACAGCGCAGTCGCACTAAGCGTGCCGGTTTTCTGAATGGGAAAATGCCGGGACCcgcgcgcatgcgtgtgacgtcaatgctgctccggccaatcacagcgatggaGCGACGATACCCAgaaggcactcagaggagagtgGCGGAGGGGAATGGGGagcgcttcgggggcttcgatctcaggtaagtgccacataatgagcaaGTATACATACTAGCTCagtatgcctttttcttgcagggtttttttttttacaggaacatTTTTTGgggcttacttcctctttaagatccCTGTGggctcttcttttctttttttcctttttttgctagATTTCCCTTCTTTTCCTGTTCCAGAGACATAACAGGAAGAGAAGAAATATCTCCAAATTGAGGGGAAGTCTCCTGTTGGACAACTGACACCAGAAAAGTTGCTCCAATTTGACTTTACCTCACCTCCTGTTCTGTAACAACCAAACAATTTTGGAATTTCCATCACATTTACAGTGGGTATAACAAAATTGGGGGAATCTCTCCCGCGGGTAACATAAACCGCAGTAAAAACCTAGAAGAAATTAGGTGCATATGGGTGCTGGCTATAATGGATATCAAGTAAATACCAGGCCACTTGCTTGACAATAGTATCACACGTGTAGGTGATGAGGTGAAACAAAAACATGTGAGCACTCAACTTGATCAGAAGGGGCTGTGCTGATGTAGCACCCTGAGTTTTAGGCAGGGTTTCTCCAaaaatttacctgccaggtgtgtcttttgccgctaggtggccgggtacctggtgacattagataagacaagggcaaagcaaggacagattaggagtatatgggttatctcagccaatgggcaggggttttcttaaatccctTGACCTGCTGagagaacatatatatatatttgggtgaAGTCAgatgatcagggttctgtgccaacCGGAGCGGCTGTCTGGGTGTACGTGGGTTGTACTACCCGGGCTGCTAGGCTAGAGTTTGGGCACATCTTGCTGCTAGGCTTTCTGAGGACCTAtctagaagcaagagagcagcgcagggttgggattgcggcttgcagtccaaccagaagtgacgggtCTGTCGGcaggagaacctgtcatggtcggagttagaggggaagctgtcgccaccaTCCACCAccgtccacctttagggtgaccacgtgtcccggattgcccgggattaCACGACCGGTTCAAAAACGCATGGATAATAGggtatatggtttccaatggtaTAGTTCACACCTTGCAGTCAGTTCCAATGCTTTCCaggtccagaaaaaaaagtaagaatatgctgcatttttcccacactggactgtactggaatacggtaaaaagcataaaaaatgcactggaaagcacctaaaggcaccaaaaacgcactggaatgcacATGTCCTTATTAAAGTGTTAAGAAAAAAGTGTAGGAAAAACTGCACTGGACTGTAtttaaaaacgcagcaaaaatgtgcatgcagaaaagcatctggaacgcatTCGGACTGcgcttctatggtgtgaactggcccttgaaGTCCCTGACTTTGAACAAGCATCCTGTAAGTAAAATCACAGATCCTACCCTATATATTTGAGGACAGTAACTCAGGCATTTATACCAAGGGTTCAACATGCCAGGAAGGTGATATTTTCAGAGGGAAGTCATCAGTGGTAGCCCTGTATTTATCTCACATTGGTTGTCTTTATATAAGCTCGGTTATAAACATCACCCAAAGTCCTCTAAATCTGAAGGTCTCAGTCATGTTTTATACTCTTGCAGATTGCGTTTGTGCTGTATCCGCCAGGAGGAAGTGCTGAGTGGGACCAGAAGGATCACGAAAATATTATGTTCATTACCATGTGCTTCTGTTGGCATTATGCTGTGGCCTTGCTGATCATGAGCGCCAACTATTTCCTAGTCTACTGGTAAGTAACGGAAAAGAAAATGGTATCCAAGTGGGATTAGGGCTTTGTGTGTGCCAACACtgtgggcagtggcggctggtgctccaaatttttttttttggggggggggcgcaaacaaaggagaaaaaaaaatatcaattgcagcctcactgtacccatcaattgccgccactgtgcccatcaaacgcagccactgtgccataaaattgtcaccactgtgccatgccatcaaacgcagccactgtgccatgccatcaaacgcagccactgtgcccatcaattgtcgccactgtgccatgcctttaaACGCATAATAAAGGCaataaaaaaggttaattaaatccacaagggctttattTTTGCCACTACTattgctttatattggcttttaaaatttgcaaatgcagcaatttagaatttggatgaaaggtttagcactgggaaccactttttgaaagatatatAGTGCGTTTatgtacaactatatagatcagcccaaaatgagggacaaatgagagagaaagagggacagagggacattgctcgaaatcagggacagttggaagctatggaTAAAGCTGCTCAGCATCATGGCTGACAATCTTTCCTATAACCCCGGTCCTGCCTGCAATCAGTATGTAAACCTTCCTCAGTATGGTGCCCCATGCTAAGGATATGTTAATAAATATATCCCCCTTTAACCGTCACCAGCCAACACTTTGCACAACTTCTACCTGTTAAACCTTTCTGTAATTGCTAGTTTGGGTGTCCTCACTAATGACTGGAACCAATCATGCGATCATGTGAACACTGTCAGGTCTGACATATTGATCACAAGCAAACTGAAGGCTTCATTCGCAAACTTTTCAGCTTGCAGGGGCCTGTCGTTGTCAGTGTGCCTCTGTTTAATACTGTAAATAATAAAACTCAaatgtatttacatatttttaatttttctacTTGTTAGACGATAAcataaaacgtctttttttttttttttttttaactaaagcagtgtactgaaattctttaaaaacaatattttcaagcTGCAGttaaatctgcttatattttgccttctccAGTTCCTCCCTATCCTCTATCTTATCATGCTAATTAAATTTTGTAACAAAATCTTCCTGTTTTTCATTACATACCTCATCGTTACTAGGTCTCTGTGCTCCtatatgccagtgtttctcaatcttttttcagtcaaggcaccattTAAAAATgacagacttaggcccctttcagactggggcgggagccgcggtggcggtataacggcgctaaaaatagcggcgctataccgccgggattgccgcgggaatcagccgctagtggtgcggtattaacccccgctagcggccgataaagggttaataccgcccgcaatgtgcctctatagaggcgcattgcgggcggtattgccgcggtttcccattgttttcaatgggaaggagcggtgaaggagtggtatacatgcggctcctctcaccgctccaaagatgctgctgacaggagattttttcgtctcccgccagcgcatcgcctcagtgtgaaagccctcgggctttcacattgagtctgcagtgaaggagtttttcaggcgggatagcagcgctttttttagcgctgtaccgcctgaaaaactcctcaatgtgaaaggggcctaacacaagTGTATAAGCTTAACTTTGTACCATTATTAGCGAAAGTGCGGCTCCTCCTGAATGGATGGCAGAAAGGGTTTCATTCGTGGTTTGGGAGGGCTAATATCATTAAAATGAATATCTTACCGAAAATTCTGTACCTCTTTCAGACACTCCCTATTGCAATACCAAAACCTTTTTTCAAGCAGACACAATCCTTGCTCAGCAGGtttatatgggcaaataaacGCCCAAGAATTAAGGGACAGATTCTATAATTAGCCAAACGAGATGGAGGAGTGGCAGCTCCAGATATCTATAAATATTATCAGGCGGCTACATTAAGCCGACTGATTGACTGGAACAGTCACACTGGAGAGAAAATATGGCCGGGTTTAGAGCAAGTTCAATGTAGCAGTATGCTCCAGCGAGCCGCATGGTGTTACAGGGAGCTGCCGACAGATATGAAAAGACATCCACtgatagcaacaaaatggtccggggcttaagtggttaataagggaaCTGAAATCAAATGAATGAAAAGGGTGGGTCAAGTTGGGGAGGAAGAGCTATATGATACCGgacatcctccagccaggaaatgaagtGGGCTCTATATGACTTGCTGCGACTTCTAATGCACAATTTGAGAAGGTTGCAgcttgcagtgaaatcagagtacgcaatttcagtacaggagagaagcCTGTACAagtgtgcaagactgaagggaaatctggagttcagctttaactgatGCATACTGCCACTGATACATTTGGCCTGGGTATCAGTGTCCAGTGACCTCAGGGCATGTCCCCTGTGAGTGGAAAATTATGCTGTTTTATCATACGTATTACTAAAgataaattaaaatgaaaaacagaCTTTTGAACATTAGTAAGCAATATGTGTATAGCGTGTGTGACGAGTTTGGGAGTGAAAATGAGTCCACACACCAATAataaaagaaatgtgttttttccaAGGTTAGTGAGAATGTATTTGAGATGGTATTCAGAATTTCTTATAAATAAGATTCCtccatcctaatgccgcgtacagacggacgttttttgtgatgaaaaaaaacgacgtttttgaaaacgtcatttaaaatgatcgtgtgtggggggaaaacgtagttttatgtcttctgaaaaacgacaaaaaaaaattcgaacatgctcgaattttttgtgtcgtttttcaaaacgtcgttttttgtttcacagaaattgaccgcgtgtagcaaaaaacgacgtttaaaacgaagtttttaaacccgcgcatgcccagaagctagtttcaatggaaaaaagtggtgaaacgtaacctcgctttgctagagcattgtgaaaaaacgatggtgtgtaggcaacgtcgtttttgaaaatgatgtttcaaaaacgtcgttttatttcatgatttaaaacgtcgggttttttttcatcacaaaaaacgaccgtctgtacgcggcataacatccgGTGGGTTGTTTTGGTGGAATTGGCACATATTATTTATCTTACAAACAGATAGATCACAATAATAATATCATTTatatttcattatatctttttttttcccctttccagCTGCTTGAAAAAGAGTAAAAAGATTTCTAGTAACGGCAGTATCAGCATTCGGAAGTTAAGTACAAACAACACGGAGGCACAGGCAGCCTTACTTGCTGCATCGGATGAGGAATAAATTCTGAAACACCAAGTCCAGGGAAAGACTATCCACCAAACTTCTGTGTATACAAACATGATTACCATACctgccaacattttgagatgggaacgagggacacctacttgcaaacgtatgtaggcataggacacgccccctgacacacccacttaaaggagaattaaccaagaaaaggttaattaaatccacaaggactttttttttttaccactactatgcctttatattggcttttaacatTTAGAAATGCAACCATTTAgattttggatgaaaggtttaacactgggaaacactttttgaaagataaaaagtgcattttatatacaaatatacagatcagaccaaaatgaaggacaaatgacgggcaaagagggacagagggacattactccaaatcagggacagttgggagatatGGATTACTAATGATGGAATTACCAGCACAATCTGCACTGCACAGCTCTGTATCTCACTGCATCTCACTCCAGGATATGAAGTTTGTGTTGGAATGTTAATAATGGAAAATGAACAAGGAATTGTTCCCTATTCCTCCCCGACTGTATCATAGTTCAGACAATGGACACCAGGAACCAATCAACACTCTGCACTCAGGACTATCATTTCTGTACAAGTTCATttctgtacactatattaccaaacgttttgggacgcctgcctttacacgcacatgaactttaatggcatcccagtcttagtctgtagggttcaatattgacttgATCCACCATTTGcatttataacagcttcaactcttctgggaaggccgtccacaaggtttaggagtgtgtctatgggaatgtttgactattcttccaaaagcgcatttgtgaggccaggcactgatgttggatgagaaggcctggctcgcagtctctaatTCATCCCTGAGGTGTTCTTGTTTAAAGGCA
This sequence is a window from Rana temporaria chromosome 10, aRanTem1.1, whole genome shotgun sequence. Protein-coding genes within it:
- the TMEM45B gene encoding transmembrane protein 45B; translation: MANFKGHALPGSFFLVFGLWWSVKYPLKYLGNRGKENRPSKCYQRLELIEGIAKAVFSIIGILAEQFVPDGPHMHLINGEEHSWVKLMNWQHSTMYLFFGLSGVVDILAYFPLNVPQGLDRLSMALAVFIEGLLFYFHVHNRPPLDQHIHSLLLIAVFGGSISILIEVFLRDNIILELFRSSLAILQGTWFWQIAFVLYPPGGSAEWDQKDHENIMFITMCFCWHYAVALLIMSANYFLVYCCLKKSKKISSNGSISIRKLSTNNTEAQAALLAASDEE